The genomic window TACAATCTACTTTCATATCTCTTGCTGGCTTCTCTAATGCTCTACTCTCTCCTCTCTTTATCAATTTTTGATTACagtttgctgatttttaaaaaccttcCAGCCCTTAGACTTACCGCTTGTTATACAGTTTAAAAAggatgcaggttgctttaagagctgctcACATGATTCAGTGGTGACGTCATTTGGGTGTGCACTTATGCCGCTGTTTTATCTTCAATTTTGCACTTGATgcagggagagagcagctcttcaataaaatgtgttgtgtgtgtgtttgaatccGTGTGCAAACAATGTTCTTTATCTTTCTGCTAAAACCCACAACTCCTAACACAGTTCGGATGTTACACTATTTATTTTGGCAACCTTACatgcttcattttttaaaaatctaataatATCCTTAACATGTCTGGTTAGCCATGGCTGTAGTAGCTTTCCagtacagtttttttttaatttctcaAGGGAAAACATGCCCGTTAAGAATCATGGTGCCACGAAGGACAGGAAAGCTCCATCGGACCTATCAGGATACCTGCGACACTGTCCAATCTGACCTGTGTGCTGTTCAAAGTATTTTTGCTGGTTTGCAAGCTCGTTGAATGCTTGGTTGGCAGATTGGAGATGATGGTTCCAGCAGTGTTATTCAATGTGTTTTCATTGAATGTTCAATCCGGTCTTGACTGTGACAGGCAACACAGTCAGTGAGTTAGAACGCTCCTAGTATGGTGCTCAGCTCTCAATTAACACAGCTCCCAAATAAAGACAGAGGATTATATACGTAGGGagcttatgcttcagttgtacagggcatcagtgagaccacatctggtgtattgtgacgatgctgtgcctttaagaaatgtatttgtgtcacgtttcttgtgaaggagatgttaagATTCGACTCTGCTAACCGGTGCCGCTTTGCCTGCTCCaagcagcccacatgctgagtaTGCAGAAGACTAATTCCTCCTAATTATTGGGGtgattgttttaatctgagttaatgcagttttgttatttttagGGTTGTCCTCAGGGGTTCCGGAGTAGAGCTTAATTAAGCTGCTTGACAAGAAGGGTCATGCTAATGGATGGAGCTAGGCTGACAGAGAGACAAGCCGGCAGTTGCTGTTTGAGTTTGAAAGGAgtagctttctctctctcgttctctttgGAAATTGAAGTCTTGGACCTCGGAGAAAATAgatatctctctccagaggtctgcaaaaggcaagaggggttttttccctctctctttctctggagcTGTGCTGTTTGAAgacagatctttctctggaggctgctctcTGAGAGTCAGAAAACAGGTGTCTTTCTGTACCTTCGACCAGAGGTGTTAGAAGACTGGAAGACTAGCAACCCAGGTAAGTCTGTGTGTTTTTGCCAACCAATTTTGAAGAGAGGTTTACGTCTATGGGgagtattgcttaaattggaactaatagagatagctggcagttaagaattataccttgtcatgcttAAGTATTTCAAGAGGcagaagttatgctaattctttttgttatagttaaactgtattgttaaataaagtttgtttgaatATAAGCTTCTTAGTGGATCAAtataatcacacctggagtgaaacacccttgctcacactaatgccaaaatctaaAATAgttagggtccaggctaacttcataaataccttggagtttctgatctggtccttaacagtATAttattggtctctttatttaggcatggtggctcagtggttagcactgctgcctcacagcgccagggacccgggttcgattcccggcttgggtcactgtctgtgcggagtctgcacattctccccgtgtctgcgtgggtttcctccgggtggtgcggtttcctcccacagtctgaaagatgtgccggttaggtgcagtgacccgaacaggcgccaaagtgtgacgactaggggaacttcacagtaacttcattgcagtgttaatgtaagccttacttacatgtgactgataaataaatgcattagaagcagttatgaaaaggtttactagactaataccaggaattggCAGATTGTCTTCCGAACAGTTTGGAGAGGTTAGATTTCTATCCACTAAAATTTAGAAGAGTtagaggcaacttgatcaaaacctttaagatcctgatgggtattgacagggtggatgtggagaggatgttttcatttgtTGGTAAACCTAGAACTGTTTAACCATAAGGtgtcgctcatttaagatggagatgaggagaattcttttctctgagggtcatgagtctctggaactctcttcctcaaaaagcaatggaagcagagtctttgaatatttttaagtcaaagttagatagattcttgattaacaagggggtgaaaggttatcgggggcaagcgggaatgtgggattgaggtcacaatcagatcagccatgggcggcagggtggcacagtggttagcaccactgcctcatagctgcagggacccaggttcaattccagcctcgtgtcactgtctgtgtggagtttgcacgttctccccgtgtctgcgtgggtttcctccgggcactccagtttcctttcacagtccaacgatgtgcaggttaggtggattggccatgctacattgctccttcgtgtcccaagatgtgtaggttagatggattggccataggaaatgtgtagggttatgggaataaggcgagggagaaggcctgggcaagatactctgtcagagagtcagtgtagactcgatgggctgaatggcctccttctgcgctgcgggaattctatgattctatgatcttattgaatggtggagcagacttgagggtctgagttgcttactcctgctcctaactcctGTTCTCCTCAAACCAGTAAAGGGGCAATAAATACAGGAACAGCTCTCAAGTATTTTGCAGAATGCTTTTGTTTTATTGTTCACTACAGTTACTTCTTAGTACAAGTGGGTCCGATAGTTGGCGATCTCTCCATCGCTTAGTGCTGGATTCGGCGGATGGACTGCATCTGGTTGGTATGGGCCTGGGTGCTGTACTCGTTGTAGTTCTTGAACTCACcgttgtgcctgtctctctcaaaGATGTACTGGTAGCCCCTGTATCCTGGGTACTGGTAGCCAACCCACCTGTAACAACAACAGTGTGCGTTTATATAGAGCCTGTGATGCCATGACACAACATCAAGTCATTCCGCATAAGTGTCAACAAATTAACAAGTTTGGCACTAAGCCGTGTGAGAGAATGTTGCAGCAGGTCAAAGTAGGATTTGAGAAGCGTGCTCACAAAGAGGGCAGAGAGGCGGAGGGATTTAGTTTAAAACATTTCAGAGCTTAGGGACTAAGTAGCTGAAGGCTAGGcccgccaatggtggagtgatggaaATCAGACTGTGCATGTGACCAGAATTGCAGGGGCACAGGGTTCTCGGAGAATTGAAATTCTGGGCATggatacagagacagggagggacgcAGTGGTGTAAAAATTTAATCGGAAAATGCACCATGAATACATCACAGCCTCTGCTACTCTAACAgggcatgggcggcacagtgggttagcactgctgcctcacagcgccaggggctcgggttcgattcccggcttgcgtcactgtctggagtctgcacgttctcctcatctctgtgtgggtttcctccgggtactccggtttcctcccacagtccaaaatacgtgctggttagatgcattggccatgctaaattctccctcagtgaacccgaacaggtgccagagtgtggcgactaggggattttcgcagtaacttcattgcagtgttaatgtcaacctacttatgacactaataaataaattttaaaacgcCTTTTCCCTAGGCCCTCTGAGCTAATTCCTTTTCTCATGTTTCTCCACCTTTGTACAATCGACACATTACTGAGTTGCACCAAGGCCTCAGAATTGTGGGGACTCTTGGCCACTGGGACAAGGGACTAACCCATTGCAGAAGACAAAGTGAACACTGTTGTGGGTGATAAGCCCCCAGGTTGCTCCATCCCATTCACTTTGCACTTTTGCCTCAGACTGATTTGCCCAACGCACGATACCTGATGTCAAACGCCTGGCCAAGGTGGTGTGTTTTCCCTCAGGCAGTGGGGAGGAGAGCGTGGCTGCATGTAACTGTGCGGAAGAACATCACTGCTAGCATATCCACTGGGTTACTTACGCTCCAGAGTTCACCTTGATGGAAGCAACCTCCTTGTTACACCAGCCCATGGCCTGCAGGGAGGGGTAGTCATCGCACAACTCAAACTTACGGCCCTGGAAGTTCTCATTTTCGTAAAGGGTGACCTTGCTGTCACTGTGGTTCTGGGAAGAGGGAGAAAGAGTCAAAGTGGCTGCATTGCAAATATACAACAACAGCTCAAGTCTCCAGAAGGACACCGACTGCAAGGTGCTAACGTCAGGCATTCCCATATGGAATCACATTCCCATCTGAATCCTGAATACAACATATTGCAGATCATGTATATTCGTACATGTAACATATTCCAGAGCAATTGTTACATGTGACATATTCCAGACTTGGCTTGCATCTGCTACTCTCCACCCTATGTGCTTACGtacagtgacatagtggttagcactgctgtctcacagctccaaggacccaggttcaattcctggcttgggtcactgtcggtgtggagtctgcacattctccccatgtctgcatgggtttcctccggtttcctcccacggtctgaaagacgtgctgattaagtgcattggccgtactaaattctccctcagtgtacccaaataggtgccagagtgtggcgactaggggattttcatagtaacttaattgcagtgttaatgtaaacctacttgtgacactaatgaataaatttaaaaaacttttaaaattacATGTAGCTCATCCCAGGCCATGTACTCTCTTGCATGCTCAGACCCATGTATTCGCTCACATGTAAGACATTTCAATCTGTGTCTCCCATTTCTGTGTGTAACACCCTCCAGTCCATGTACTGTTCTCTCTGTAAAACACCAAAGTCTATCGCCCCTGTGTGTAACCCTCTCTAATCTGAGTCTTCTCCTCCCTGTGGGATGGTGATGTGGGAGGAATATGCTTTATGCACTAAATAATCAATAGTTTAATCCTTTATGAAGATGCTTGGAATTAGTTTGATCGCATGTAGAGCACAATCCCTTACCTTGATTTCTTTTTGGTATTTAAAGGTTTAGAATTACAGAACTGGTCTAGACGTTGAGAGAAAGAGTCAAAGAGGGACTTACTGCACATTTGATTGGGCGGAAAGAAAGCAGGTGCTCTGTTCTGTAGCCGCTGTT from Mustelus asterias chromosome 14, sMusAst1.hap1.1, whole genome shotgun sequence includes these protein-coding regions:
- the LOC144503997 gene encoding beta-crystallin A2: MTTQPMDIIGQWKITIWEEQNFQGKHCEFMLECPNIIERGFNKIRSIKVECGPWVGYEYPEFQGQQFILEKGDYPHWDAWSGNSGYRTEHLLSFRPIKCANHSDSKVTLYENENFQGRKFELCDDYPSLQAMGWCNKEVASIKVNSGAWVGYQYPGYRGYQYIFERDRHNGEFKNYNEYSTQAHTNQMQSIRRIQH